Proteins encoded together in one Anoxybacillus flavithermus window:
- the pflA gene encoding pyruvate formate-lyase-activating protein — protein sequence MNGFIHSIESCGTVDGPGIRYVIFTQGCLLRCQYCHNADTWEIGKGKQMSVDEIIADAQTYLPFMQASGGGITVSGGEPLLQIDFLIELFKRCKELGIHTTIDSSGGCYTEEETFQRKLDELLKYTDLILLDLKHIDEKKHRKLTGKTNEHILAFARLLSERNVPVWIRHVLVPTVTDDEEDLRRLAAFIRTLDNVEKIEVLPYHQLGVYKWKALGLTYPLEGIPTPSEESVEKAKQILGVK from the coding sequence ATGAACGGATTTATTCATTCGATTGAATCGTGCGGAACAGTTGATGGTCCTGGCATTCGTTATGTCATTTTCACCCAAGGCTGTTTATTGCGTTGTCAATATTGCCACAACGCAGATACGTGGGAAATTGGCAAAGGAAAGCAAATGTCCGTCGATGAAATCATCGCTGATGCCCAAACATACTTGCCTTTTATGCAAGCATCCGGTGGTGGAATAACGGTCAGCGGTGGCGAACCGCTTTTACAAATCGATTTTCTCATTGAATTATTTAAACGATGTAAAGAGCTTGGCATTCATACAACGATTGATTCTTCAGGCGGCTGTTATACCGAGGAAGAAACGTTCCAACGAAAGCTAGATGAGTTGCTGAAGTATACGGATTTAATTTTGCTAGATTTAAAACATATCGATGAAAAAAAACATCGTAAACTAACAGGAAAAACGAATGAACATATTTTAGCGTTTGCGCGCCTACTATCAGAGCGAAACGTACCCGTTTGGATTCGTCATGTGCTCGTTCCAACCGTCACAGACGATGAAGAAGATTTACGTCGCTTAGCTGCATTCATTCGCACATTAGACAACGTCGAAAAAATTGAAGTGCTCCCATATCATCAACTAGGTGTATACAAATGGAAAGCGCTCGGACTGACGTATCCGCTTGAAGGCATCCCGACACCATCAGAAGAAAGTGTTGAAAAAGCAAAACAAATATTAGGCGTAAAATAA
- a CDS encoding basic amino acid ABC transporter substrate-binding protein has protein sequence MIKKGMIATLVFILMFALVGCGGSTEKTTSKEQKKKITVVTNPSFAPFEYMDKGEIVGFDIDLLKAVMDEAGLEYELKGIGWDPLFAAIQGKTADMAVSGITINDDRKKTYDFSIPYFESTHMILVKEGSSIKSAKDLQGKVVGVQNGTTGQEAVEKILGKENKNIKKFEDTVVAIMDLLNGGVEAVVTDNAVANEYIKNNPDAKIVAFEDPDHFESEFYGFMFPKGSELKQKVDEALKKVIENGTYTEIYKKWFGTEPNIESLQQQQ, from the coding sequence ATGATAAAAAAAGGAATGATTGCAACACTTGTTTTTATACTTATGTTCGCGCTTGTCGGATGCGGCGGTTCGACAGAAAAGACGACATCAAAGGAACAGAAAAAGAAAATTACCGTTGTGACAAATCCATCATTTGCGCCGTTTGAGTACATGGATAAAGGAGAAATTGTCGGTTTTGATATTGATTTATTAAAAGCGGTAATGGACGAGGCTGGACTAGAATATGAATTAAAAGGCATCGGTTGGGATCCGTTATTTGCAGCCATTCAAGGAAAAACAGCGGATATGGCCGTTTCCGGTATTACGATCAACGATGATCGGAAAAAAACATACGACTTCTCTATTCCGTACTTTGAATCGACACATATGATTCTTGTCAAAGAAGGAAGTTCGATTAAAAGCGCGAAAGATTTACAAGGAAAAGTAGTCGGTGTGCAAAACGGGACAACAGGACAAGAAGCGGTTGAAAAAATTTTAGGAAAAGAGAATAAAAATATTAAAAAGTTCGAGGATACAGTCGTCGCAATTATGGACTTATTAAACGGCGGTGTGGAAGCTGTTGTGACGGACAATGCTGTCGCAAACGAATATATAAAAAATAATCCAGATGCAAAAATCGTGGCATTTGAAGATCCAGATCATTTTGAATCCGAATTTTACGGTTTTATGTTCCCGAAAGGTAGCGAACTCAAACAAAAAGTAGACGAAGCGTTGAAAAAAGTCATTGAAAATGGCACGTATACAGAAATTTATAAAAAGTGGTTTGGCACAGAGCCGAATATTGAATCATTACAACAACAGCAATAA
- the pgmB gene encoding beta-phosphoglucomutase, with the protein MIKAVIFDLDGVIADTVELYYIATKRVADEIGVPFDRQLNQKLQGMSRQAMVEALLGEKAREWSEEEKRALGDRRGQYYRVLIEQLSPSDVLPGMWDLLCDIQRDGVPMALASSSSNASVVVERLGVRSFFDVIVDVKTITRMKPDPEIFLTAAKHLYVDPRFCVAIEDGEAGMKAIKQTNMFSVGIGNHLASLSPDWLVQQTTQLTWDELKKRFMQKAGQ; encoded by the coding sequence AGCTATATTATATCGCGACAAAACGTGTCGCCGATGAAATCGGAGTGCCGTTTGATCGACAGCTCAATCAAAAGCTTCAAGGTATGAGCAGACAGGCGATGGTTGAGGCGCTTCTTGGAGAAAAGGCGCGTGAATGGTCGGAAGAAGAAAAGCGAGCCCTTGGCGACCGGCGCGGTCAATATTATCGTGTGTTGATCGAGCAATTGTCGCCGAGCGACGTGTTGCCGGGAATGTGGGATCTTCTTTGCGACATTCAGCGCGACGGCGTCCCGATGGCGCTCGCATCGTCAAGTTCAAATGCAAGTGTAGTTGTTGAGCGGCTTGGTGTGCGTTCATTTTTCGACGTCATCGTCGACGTAAAAACAATTACGCGCATGAAGCCCGATCCAGAAATCTTTTTAACGGCCGCTAAACATCTTTATGTCGATCCGCGCTTTTGTGTTGCCATTGAAGATGGTGAGGCAGGAATGAAAGCGATTAAGCAAACAAATATGTTTTCCGTCGGTATCGGGAATCATTTAGCATCTTTATCTCCAGACTGGCTCGTGCAACAGACAACACAATTGACGTGGGACGAGTTAAAAAAACGGTTTATGCAAAAAGCTGGTCAATGA
- the pflB gene encoding formate C-acetyltransferase has product MDAWRTFKGDKWKKEIDVRDFILNNVTVYTGDESFLQGPTEATKTLWEQVMKLSKLEREKGGVLNMDTEIVSTITSHGPGYLNKELEKVVGFQTDEPFKRALMPFGGIRMAEQACEAYGYEVSDDVKKIFTQYRKTHNQGVFDVYTDEMKAARKAGIITGLPDAYGRGRIIGDYRRVALYGVDRLIEEKKKDLRNTGARTMSEDIIRLREELAEQIRALQELKEMAASYGYDISKPARNAHEAFQWLYFAYLAAIKEQNGAAMSLGRVSTFLDIYIERDLQEGTLTEREAQELVDHFVMKLRLVKFARTPEYNELFSGDPTWVTESIGGVAIDGRPLVTKNSFRFLHTLDNLGPAPEPNLTVLWSTKLPEAFKKYCAKMSIQTSSIQYENDDLMRPEFGDDYGIACCVSAMRIGKQMQFFGARANLAKALLYAINGGVDEKLKVQIGPEFAPITSEYLDYDEVMRKFDNVMEWLAELYINTLNVIHYMHDKYCYERIEMALHDTNVMRTMATGIAGLSVVADSLSAIKYAKVKTIRDENGLAVDFEIEGDFPKYGNNDDRVDSIAVDIVERFMTKLRKHKTYRDSKHTTSILTITSNVVYGKKTGNTPDGRRAGEPFAPGANPLHGRDTKGALASLSSVAKLPYEYALDGISNTFSIVPKALGKDDATRVQNLVAILDGYAKKRGHHLNINVFNRETLLDAMEHPEKYPQLTIRVSGYAVNFIKLTREQQIDVINRTFHETM; this is encoded by the coding sequence ATGGACGCTTGGAGAACGTTCAAAGGCGATAAGTGGAAAAAAGAAATTGACGTTCGCGATTTTATTTTAAATAACGTAACCGTTTACACAGGGGATGAATCGTTTTTACAAGGTCCAACTGAAGCGACAAAAACACTTTGGGAACAAGTGATGAAACTTTCAAAACTTGAACGCGAAAAAGGCGGCGTTCTCAATATGGATACGGAAATCGTATCGACCATTACATCGCACGGACCTGGCTATTTAAATAAAGAACTTGAAAAAGTTGTCGGTTTTCAAACAGACGAACCGTTTAAACGGGCACTTATGCCATTTGGTGGCATTCGCATGGCGGAGCAGGCGTGCGAAGCTTACGGATATGAAGTGAGCGATGACGTAAAGAAAATTTTTACTCAATATCGTAAAACGCATAACCAAGGCGTATTTGACGTGTATACGGACGAAATGAAAGCGGCGCGCAAAGCAGGCATCATTACAGGGCTTCCTGACGCCTATGGACGCGGCCGCATTATCGGAGACTATCGCCGCGTTGCTTTATACGGCGTTGATCGTTTAATTGAAGAAAAGAAAAAAGACTTACGAAATACAGGTGCGCGTACAATGAGCGAAGACATTATTCGTCTCCGCGAAGAACTAGCAGAGCAAATTCGCGCCCTCCAAGAACTAAAAGAAATGGCGGCAAGCTACGGCTACGATATTTCAAAGCCGGCACGCAACGCACACGAAGCGTTCCAATGGTTATATTTCGCTTATCTTGCGGCGATTAAAGAACAAAACGGTGCAGCAATGAGTTTAGGTCGCGTTTCTACGTTTTTAGATATTTATATCGAACGCGACTTGCAAGAAGGGACATTAACAGAACGGGAAGCACAAGAGCTCGTTGACCATTTCGTTATGAAGTTACGCCTCGTCAAATTCGCGCGAACACCAGAATATAATGAGCTATTTAGCGGCGACCCAACGTGGGTAACCGAGTCGATCGGCGGTGTCGCGATTGACGGCCGTCCGCTTGTGACGAAAAACTCATTCCGCTTCTTGCATACGCTTGATAACTTAGGTCCAGCGCCAGAACCAAACTTAACGGTTCTTTGGTCGACAAAATTACCAGAAGCGTTCAAAAAATATTGCGCGAAAATGTCGATTCAAACAAGCTCTATCCAATATGAAAATGACGATTTAATGCGCCCTGAGTTCGGCGATGACTACGGCATTGCGTGCTGCGTATCCGCGATGCGCATCGGTAAACAAATGCAATTTTTCGGCGCGCGCGCAAACCTTGCGAAAGCATTATTATATGCGATTAATGGCGGCGTAGATGAAAAATTAAAAGTGCAAATCGGTCCAGAATTTGCGCCAATCACATCTGAATACTTAGATTACGATGAAGTGATGCGCAAATTTGACAACGTCATGGAATGGCTAGCTGAGTTGTACATTAATACGTTAAACGTCATCCACTACATGCACGATAAATATTGTTATGAGCGCATTGAAATGGCGCTTCATGATACAAACGTCATGCGCACGATGGCAACGGGAATTGCTGGTCTTTCTGTCGTCGCTGACTCACTTAGCGCAATTAAATATGCAAAAGTAAAAACGATTCGCGACGAAAATGGCTTAGCGGTCGACTTTGAAATTGAAGGCGACTTCCCGAAATATGGAAACAACGATGATCGCGTCGATTCAATTGCAGTCGATATTGTTGAGCGCTTTATGACAAAATTGCGCAAACATAAAACGTATCGCGATTCAAAACATACAACATCGATCTTAACAATCACGTCAAACGTCGTCTATGGGAAAAAGACAGGAAATACACCTGACGGCCGTCGCGCAGGCGAACCGTTTGCACCTGGCGCTAACCCGTTGCACGGCCGCGACACAAAAGGTGCGCTTGCGTCGTTAAGCTCTGTCGCAAAATTACCGTATGAATATGCATTAGATGGCATTTCAAACACGTTCTCAATCGTGCCAAAAGCACTCGGTAAAGATGATGCAACACGCGTTCAAAACCTTGTGGCAATTTTAGACGGATATGCTAAAAAACGCGGTCACCATTTGAACATCAACGTCTTTAACCGCGAAACGTTGCTCGATGCGATGGAACATCCTGAAAAATATCCGCAACTAACGATTCGCGTATCAGGTTATGCGGTGAACTTTATTAAATTAACACGTGAACAACAAATTGATGTCATTAATCGGACGTTCCATGAAACAATGTGA